One genomic segment of Pseudoalteromonas sp. GCY includes these proteins:
- a CDS encoding peptidoglycan DD-metalloendopeptidase family protein codes for MVHVVHKLPKKHKVLIIGFLSAMVGIALIPSEKATASKDNDGKALEVGKRYELPVKISEKTEQLTELDAAPVITPESAPKQPVFEFKDHEVKSGDSLAVIFKRAGYSAKTLHNLVNTNAETRKLTKIHPGEVLSFASNDGGELAQLKYILSKTDTLLVTLNDEGSYETKIESKEIETREKSAGGEISSSFWSAGISAGLSERQIMNFADIFGWDVDFANDIRKGDSFALVFEKHYVDGEEIGNGKIIAAEFINQGERYSAVRHTDDEFYTPEGRSMKKAFLRAPVNFKYISSSFNPRRLHPVTGRVSSHNGIDYAARVGTPVVSSGNGKVLKSGYNKLNGNYVFIQHGSKYVTKYLHLNKRAVKTGQKVKQGQKIGTVGSTGRVTGPHLHYEFLVNGVHRNPKTVKLPKSEPLPQSELAKFKPIADAMLVKLERNRELMLAAANKD; via the coding sequence ATGGTTCATGTGGTTCATAAGCTCCCCAAAAAGCACAAAGTGCTCATCATCGGCTTCCTATCTGCGATGGTCGGAATTGCCCTGATCCCCTCTGAAAAAGCAACCGCTTCAAAAGACAATGACGGAAAAGCTTTAGAAGTTGGGAAACGTTACGAGTTGCCAGTAAAAATATCAGAAAAAACAGAGCAACTTACTGAATTAGATGCAGCGCCAGTCATCACGCCTGAATCTGCCCCTAAACAACCTGTATTTGAATTTAAAGACCACGAAGTGAAGTCTGGCGACAGCCTAGCCGTGATTTTTAAACGCGCAGGTTATTCTGCCAAAACGTTACACAATCTGGTCAATACCAACGCAGAAACCCGCAAGCTGACTAAAATCCACCCGGGAGAAGTGCTTAGCTTTGCTAGCAATGATGGTGGTGAATTAGCTCAATTAAAATACATCTTGTCAAAAACGGATACCTTATTGGTCACCCTAAACGACGAGGGTAGTTACGAAACCAAAATCGAAAGCAAAGAAATCGAAACTCGCGAAAAATCAGCGGGTGGCGAGATCAGTTCCAGCTTCTGGAGTGCTGGTATTTCAGCGGGTCTTAGCGAACGTCAAATAATGAACTTCGCCGATATTTTTGGCTGGGATGTCGACTTTGCAAACGATATTCGTAAGGGCGACTCTTTCGCATTAGTGTTTGAAAAGCACTATGTAGACGGTGAAGAAATCGGTAATGGTAAAATTATTGCCGCAGAATTTATCAATCAGGGCGAGCGTTACAGCGCGGTTCGTCATACTGATGACGAGTTCTATACCCCTGAAGGCCGTAGCATGAAAAAAGCCTTCTTAAGAGCACCGGTTAACTTCAAATATATCAGCTCAAGCTTTAATCCGCGTCGCCTTCACCCTGTGACTGGCCGAGTATCGTCTCACAATGGTATAGACTATGCGGCACGCGTAGGCACGCCGGTGGTTTCCTCTGGTAACGGTAAAGTACTCAAGTCAGGTTACAATAAACTCAATGGTAACTATGTGTTTATTCAGCACGGTAGCAAGTATGTGACTAAGTACTTACACTTGAATAAACGTGCAGTGAAGACAGGTCAAAAAGTGAAGCAAGGACAGAAAATTGGTACTGTCGGCTCAACTGGCCGCGTGACAGGTCCTCACCTTCATTATGAGTTTTTGGTGAACGGTGTACACCGAAATCCTAAAACGGTAAAACTGCCAAAGTCTGAGCCATTACCTCAGTCTGAGCTCGCTAAGTTCAAACCCATTGCTGATGCGATGCTGGTAAAACTAGAGCGCAATAGAGAGTTAATGCTTGCAGCAGCAAATAAAGACTAA